In Nitrosarchaeum sp., the following proteins share a genomic window:
- a CDS encoding YnfA family protein, whose translation MVEVIFSTLGLFLFASLLEIGGGYLIWKVLRDHKGKIFGLVGALILFSYGIVMTMQPANFGKVYATYGGIFVVSSIVWGYWIDKKKPDRFEIIGSIIVLVGVAVIFYFPR comes from the coding sequence TTGGTCGAAGTAATCTTTTCTACTTTGGGATTATTTTTGTTTGCATCGTTATTGGAAATTGGTGGAGGTTATCTTATATGGAAAGTATTGCGAGATCACAAGGGAAAGATATTTGGGTTGGTTGGAGCATTGATTTTGTTTTCATATGGAATTGTCATGACAATGCAACCTGCAAATTTTGGTAAAGTCTATGCAACATACGGTGGAATTTTTGTCGTATCATCAATAGTTTGGGGTTATTGGATTGATAAGAAAAAGCCAGATAGGTTTGAGATAATAGGTTCGATAATTGTTCTTGTAGGAGTTGCAGTAATATTTTATTTTCCCAGATAG
- a CDS encoding YnfA family protein, whose translation MGNNSRNIFTSILLFFLAGLCEIGGGYLVWLWLREDFSWMLGAVGGFVLFLYGIVPTFQKTHFHRVYAAYGGVFIVMSVFWGWLIDGINPDNYDIIGTVIAVIGVLIIFYYPRKGEKVWSK comes from the coding sequence ATGGGCAATAATTCAAGAAATATTTTCACTTCAATTCTATTATTTTTTCTAGCTGGTCTCTGTGAAATTGGCGGGGGGTATCTAGTCTGGCTTTGGTTACGTGAAGACTTTAGCTGGATGTTAGGTGCAGTTGGTGGTTTTGTATTGTTTTTGTATGGAATTGTTCCAACATTTCAGAAAACTCATTTTCATAGAGTCTATGCAGCTTATGGAGGAGTCTTTATTGTAATGTCTGTATTCTGGGGATGGTTAATTGACGGCATAAATCCTGACAACTATGACATTATTGGAACTGTTATTGCAGTGATTGGCGTCTTGATAATTTTCTACTACCCAAGAAAAGGAGAAAAGGTTTGGTCGAAGTAA